The DNA sequence GTTCGGCGACGATCGTGCGCTGGATCTGGTCGGTGCCGCCGTAGATCGGCCCGGCCAGCGAGAACAGCCAGCCATCGCTCCAGCGGCCGCGCAGCTCGGCGTCCGGGCCCAGCAGGTCGAGCGCCGTCTCGTGCAGCTCGACGTCCAGGTGCGACCAGAAGAGCTTGTTGACGCTCGACTCCGGCCCGAGCTGCCCGCCTTCGGCGAGCTTCGTGACCGTGCCGAACGTGTAGAGCTGGTACGCGCGGGCGCCGATCCACGCGTCGGCGACCCGGTCCGCGGTGGCTTCGGGCCGGCCCGCGTCGGACCACAACGCCGTCAGCCGGCCGGCCGCCGCGAGGAACCGGCCGGGGCTGCGCAGCGACAGCCCACGCTCGTTGTTGGCCGTGGTCATCGCGACCTTCCAGCCGGCGCCGGGCTCGCCGATGACGTCGGCGTCCGGCACGAAGACGTCGTCGAAGAAGATCTCGGCGAACCCCGGCTCGCCGTCCAGCTGCGGGATCGGCCGCACGGTGACGCCGTCGGCGCGCAGGTCCGCCATCAGGTAGGTCAGGCCGCGATGGCGTTCGGCTTCGGGGTCGCTGCGGAACAGGCCGAACGCGCGATCGGCGTAGGCCGCTCGCGAACTCCACGTCTTCTGTCCGTTGAGGACCCAGCCACCGTCC is a window from the Amycolatopsis sp. NBC_00355 genome containing:
- a CDS encoding acyl-CoA dehydrogenase family protein, whose amino-acid sequence is MDLDLSPEAEAFRDEARAWLASHVPAEPLPSFDTPDGFAAHREWEAGLADARWSVVSWPAEYGGRDASLLEWVLFEEEYYAAGAPLRVNQNGIFMLAPTLFSHGTDEQLARILPKMARSEEVWAQAWSEPEAGSDIAALRSTASRVDGGWVLNGQKTWSSRAAYADRAFGLFRSDPEAERHRGLTYLMADLRADGVTVRPIPQLDGEPGFAEIFFDDVFVPDADVIGEPGAGWKVAMTTANNERGLSLRSPGRFLAAAGRLTALWSDAGRPEATADRVADAWIGARAYQLYTFGTVTKLAEGGQLGPESSVNKLFWSHLDVELHETALDLLGPDAELRGRWSDGWLFSLAGPIYGGTDQIQRTIVAERLLGLPREDR